Genomic segment of Panthera leo isolate Ple1 chromosome B2, P.leo_Ple1_pat1.1, whole genome shotgun sequence:
CTGGCTGTGTAGCTCAGCTCTTCGTGTCTCTATGGTTGGGATCCACAGAATGCATTCTGTTGGGGGTGATGGCATTTGACCGCTACGCAGCCGTCTGCAGGCCCCTGCACTACACAGTGATCATGCACCCCCGTCTCTGTGCCCTGATGGCTTCTGCATCGTGGTTCATTGGTTTTGTCAACTCCTCATTGCACACGGTGCTCATCTTCCTTGTACCACTTtgtgggagaaataaaatagatcacTTCTTTTGTGAGATCCCCCCACTGCTCAAGCTTGCTTGTGTTGACACCACTGTGTATGAGTCTGAGCTCTTCTCTGTCAGTGTGATGATTCTCCTGATACCTGTGGCATTAATCACATTCTCCTATGGTCAGATTGTCAGGGTGGTCTTAGCAATAAAGTCAGCTTCAGGGCAGAGGAAAGCGTTTGGGACATGTGGGTCCCACCTCACTGTGGTCTCCCTGTTCTACGGCACAGGCATCTACATTTACCTCCAGCCCAGCAACAACTACTCCCAGGATCAGGGCaagttcatttctctcttctacaCCATTGTCACCCCCATGGTCAACCCTGTTATATATACCTTGCGGAACAAGGATGTGATGGGAGCAATGAGGAAGGTGTTGTGTAGGGGCTATGACTCCAGATGACTGCGGGAAGTCCCTTTCATGGAAGACTTTGAATGCCAGAGTCTTTATGATTTCTGTGTCCTCAACATTTACCCTGACAACTTTCAAGGGAACTTTCTTAATTCGTTCTTTTATGCAAGTGAGTGTTCAAACTCTAAGTTTATGGACTCATGGCAGCCTCCAGAGATGCTGAGTTAGTGTACCTAGACCATCTGCAGCATATTAATATTGTAAATACTTTCACAGGATTTTCTTAGTTCTCCCCCATTTGGGAACACTATTCTGTTTCTAATTGCAAGACAGTGATACACACACCATGAAAGCATAccaatataagaataaaaatgaccaGAACAcggtaataaatattaatattgtaGCAAATTCTAGCAATTTCCGGTGGCTATTTCTTCTTCTCACAGTCAGATCACGGCTCTATTACAACGTTTGTGGCCTGACTGGATCACAGCTTTTTCCCAGAAGTAGTAGGACAAGTGTGGGAAAAACAAACTTACGTGAGAGAAAATATGCCAACATCTATCCTGATAGAGCAATTCAGCTATCAAGCTATGGTGTAATGTTGCCCTTGTGATACTGATTTCGTTTTGAAACaccattctttgtttttcaaagaaatttttctttattattgatttttatgattttagtgtttaaataatttttattgtcattcCATTAGAGTGAACCCacagtattatattatattatattactttaAACTTTAAAGGTACTTTATAAAGTACTTTGTAGTACTTTtctgtacaatatagtgattcaacatttccatcatcacaagtgttctctttaatctccatcacctttTTAACCCCTCCCCGCAGGCCATCCACTGTGGCACCAGTgagcccagagaaggggacatTCTCAGTTCATGCATCCTAAATTCCTAGCCCTGTCCTGGCCTTGGGACTATCACGTGTCAGCATAATGGCAGGGTGTGCAGTGTAGGGTGACTGCACTCTGAACATGCCCTCTGCATGCTGCTAAACTCACTCCTGGATCATCATCAGTGTGCAGCCACCCCTCTAAGACCCTCCTGTACCTCCTAGTCAGCACATTTCGCAGCTACTGTTTGCCAGAGTCCCGCTCTGACCAGGCTCATGGAGGAGGCATGAACAGGTCACAGACACCTGGCACCCCCCCCACTTTGCAGGTGATTACTTTTCAGATGCTTGTTTTGTGACATGGGTGAGAGCTCTCTTTCACCACAGTGGTGTTGTAGCATGTTTGAGCCCTTATGGTGTAGTCTGGGAACCACCATGTATGGACCTGTGGTTTcctgggaagggaggctgggTGTCAAGGTGGAAAGGGGAGTGTGAATGACTGGAGATCAGACGATCGGGGCAGGTGTTCCTGAGGTGGCCTGAGAGACAGGACACTGGTTTTGGGGAGGAGacatttcctttttccccagGGCTTTTCCACCTGTTTTGGAATTAAATTGATATGAGACAGAGTAACTGGAGAAAACACCCAGAGTTTTATTACCTGCACAGGGAGGCCCAATCTGGaaattgagacccaaagaaatgaccaaagcAGGCTGAAATGGACATCCATTTCCTGGTTATTTCAAGTAATCAGACGTTAATACAACTGTGTTTTAGGGAGgagagcccagagtcctcctacatttccatcaccttaactcctcctcctgctttctcttgtttttgagaaagaagaagatTGCATGTTTGtgtgagccaggcaggggcaatagagagggggagagagagaataccaagcaggctctgctctgtcatcACAGAttccagtgcagggctcgaactcacaaactgagagatcatgacctgaactgaaatcaacagtcggttgctcaaccaaatgagccacccaggcactcccctccCCAGAAAAACCCTATTTTGACATAAATTCTCATTAACTTGAACTGGGCATTAAGATTTCATGCAGCATTCAACCCCATAGCAATTGTTAATGTGATTATCTGAGCagatttcaaaattctttattaTACACAAATTCCTGCATGCAGTAGTAAGACCAAGATGCAAGTATTATTTCTATCCTGTTCCAAGTTCATAAATGAGGTACATTGTGGTCATGGTAATTGCTAAGTTCTTGTTGAGAATGTTGGGATTTCTCTTAGTCTTATTGTTGTCTAGATAGCAGAAACCCGCAGCAATAAGAATCACCAGATTCCCCTTCTCTGGCTTGAAAGCCAAAAAAGGCTATTCTCCTGACTCCCATTTGTTACGCTTACaggtcaaaaagaaaaacacagattgCATGCTGGAAAGATCTGCTCCTGAGCATTTGGTTTGAgctggaagagaaaatacagtctTTCCTTCTCCAGTGAAGTGGTAATTGGCTAATTGGGAGttcagatttctctttcttctagaaCTTGGTCTAAAGAAGAGCAACCTCATCCATACACACAAGTTCTGCCACACCTTTTTGGGTCTAAGCAATCagtagggaagggaagaaggtcATGTCATTGTAGGAACATTTGAATGGATGTTTAGGTAAGAATATACCTCTCCTTCCAGGGAAGAATAACAAAGATTGCAGATATCCACCTAACTTTTGGAAGCAGCCACTGGTCTTTGAAGAACCACTACAGTTGTAAGAAGTGAAGAGATTGGCATATGGATGCTAAAGTGAAGGTCCTGCAGATGGAAATACATGACCGCTGTCCCCGTGAAAGCTAGGACACTCAGAACCTGCCCGGTGGTGTGTGGTCATGGATCTGTAGGAAAGTGTTAGGGGATACAATAGGTAGAACAGAGCCCTTAGAATAAAGACAGATTCGTGTATTTACTATATGGCAACCTTGGACAGGATAGTCTTGGGAAATGGTGAATCTGAAAGGCAAGGGAAGTCACAATTGAAGGGAAGGGAAGTCACAAGGGACGACCTTGTTCAAGCTCTGTTCAAGGTAATAATGCTTCTCTCCATCATTACTGTTAGCATAAGTTCTGTCATCCCCAGGGTTTACCCAGAAAGATTGTCCACTCATTGCAGAGTGTTTTGGCACAAGCGAAGAGGTGTAGTTTAGAGTGGACAATGGAGCCTGGAGGTAAACAGAAGTTGGAATTTATGATTCTATGGAATCTGCCCATGAATAAAAGGGCTAATGTTATATCTGAGGGATATTTTTATAAGCACCAAAGTCAAAGTATGTGCTCTAGGGTCCAAGGATGTGTGTATTTTTAGGGCCCCAGGAGGGGCCTGCCCCAAGTAACTATTTGTCTCAGTCCAAGGAGCCTCAGAATTTGACTCCCCAGAGGCAgccaaagaggaagaaaggctcTGGAGGCATGAGATGAGCAGGTAGTCAATCGTTTTCCACCAAATTGACTAGGAGTGAAACGATTGTCTCTTCTTAACTTCCATTTACCAATGCTATTTCATAATATTGGCTAACATATGTTGGGTAGTCtttggattcatttttaaaatgacatacaATTTTCACGTAACATGTATTAGATTTTTTGAAACTTATTGTCaatttagctaacatacagttATAATCTTGGCCTCAGGAATAGATTCCTGTAATTCATCCCTTTCATACAAatcccagtggtcatcccaagtgccctcctcaatgctcatcacccattttccccaccccctcaacctCCCACCTTCCTCAACCTCAATTTgctctatttaagagtcttatatggtttgcctccctctctgtttataacttagttttccttcccttccctgtggtcttgtgttaagtttctcaaattccacataggcGTGAAAtgatgtgatatctgtctttctctgactgacttgttttccTTAGCATgccaccttccagttccatccacgttgttgcaaatgaaaagattccattctgtttttcttgctGGGATGTCTTCCATTGTGTAcctatatcacatcttctttatccattcatcagttgatggatactcaggctctttccataatttggctcttgttgatagcactgctataaacatcagagtacatgtgcccctacaaATAAGCACTCCTGCatcatttgggtaaattcctagtagttttatggctgggttgtagggtaaacctatttttaattttttgaggaacctccacgcagttttccagagtggctaaaCTCTATGAATTCCTACCAACGGTGCaagaaggttcccttttctccacatcctcgtcaacagctgttggttcctgagttcattttagccattctgaccggtgtggTTTATCtcagcgtggttttgatttgtatttgatttGCTCCCTGATGGGGAGCATCTCTTCacctgtctgttggccatctggatgtcttctttggaaaactgtctattcatatctcctttccatttcctcactgggctctttgtttttctggtgttgagtttggtaagttctttatagattatggatactaaccctttatctgatatgtcatttgcaaatatcttctaccatttcatcggtttccttttagttttgttaattgtctcCTTTGCTATGCTgaaaatttttatcttgatgagtccCACtagttcttttttacttttatttcccttgcctttgaagacatgtcaagtaagaagttgctgtggctgaggtcaaagaagttgctgcctgctttctcctctggggttttgatggtttcctgtcttacatttaggcctttcatccattttgaattcatgtttgtgtatggtgtaagacagtggtccaatgtcatttttctgcatgttgctgtccagttcttccagcgcCATTTgcttaagagactgtctttttcccattggatactctttcctgctttgttgaaaattagttggCTGTGTAtctgtgagtccatttctgggttacctat
This window contains:
- the LOC122219374 gene encoding putative olfactory receptor 2B8 — protein: MDPKNGSSFTGFILLGFSDRPQLERVLFVVLLIFYLLTLLGNTGIIALSRLDPHLQTPMYFFLSNLSFLDLCYTTSTVPQLLVDLRGPDKSISFAGCVAQLFVSLWLGSTECILLGVMAFDRYAAVCRPLHYTVIMHPRLCALMASASWFIGFVNSSLHTVLIFLVPLCGRNKIDHFFCEIPPLLKLACVDTTVYESELFSVSVMILLIPVALITFSYGQIVRVVLAIKSASGQRKAFGTCGSHLTVVSLFYGTGIYIYLQPSNNYSQDQGKFISLFYTIVTPMVNPVIYTLRNKDVMGAMRKVLCRGYDSR